In a single window of the Gemmatimonas sp. genome:
- a CDS encoding TIM barrel protein: MPTPSDLSRRDALLALGAAAVTVSTSPLGAASPVSTAGRMDAVAVRAGRLNQSVARWCFARTPINDLCASAKNMGLMGVDLLGDTEWAVPKQYGLQCTMGNSFGAIPVGFNRLNQHDKLVADGEAMIPKAAAAGVRKIVVFSGNRGGLSDGEGIANCITGLKRLMPTAEQHGVVLCMEMLNSKVDHKDYHADHTAWAVEVAKGVNSLSFRLLYDIYHMQVMEGDVIATIKANLPWIAHFHTAGVPGRNEIDGGQELNYRGIAEFIAGTGYEGVLAHEFLPKREGMKSLREAVEVCTV, translated from the coding sequence ATGCCGACGCCGTCCGATCTCTCGCGCCGCGACGCCCTGCTGGCCCTCGGCGCCGCCGCCGTGACCGTCTCCACCTCGCCGCTCGGTGCCGCATCACCTGTCTCGACTGCGGGGCGGATGGACGCCGTTGCTGTGCGGGCCGGTCGTCTCAATCAATCCGTGGCGCGCTGGTGCTTCGCGCGCACGCCCATCAATGATCTGTGCGCGTCAGCGAAGAACATGGGCCTGATGGGCGTCGATCTCCTCGGCGATACCGAGTGGGCGGTGCCGAAGCAGTACGGCTTGCAGTGTACGATGGGCAACAGCTTCGGCGCGATTCCGGTGGGCTTCAACCGGCTGAATCAGCACGACAAGCTGGTGGCGGACGGGGAGGCGATGATCCCGAAGGCCGCGGCGGCAGGGGTCCGGAAGATCGTGGTGTTCAGCGGTAACCGCGGCGGCCTGTCCGACGGCGAAGGCATCGCGAACTGCATCACGGGTCTCAAGCGCCTCATGCCGACCGCCGAGCAACATGGGGTCGTGCTGTGCATGGAGATGCTGAACAGCAAGGTCGATCACAAGGACTATCATGCCGATCACACGGCATGGGCCGTCGAAGTGGCAAAAGGGGTGAACTCACTGAGCTTCCGCCTGCTGTACGACATCTACCACATGCAGGTGATGGAAGGCGACGTGATCGCCACGATCAAGGCGAACCTGCCCTGGATTGCGCATTTCCACACGGCAGGGGTGCCGGGCAGAAATGAGATTGATGGTGGACAAGAGCTGAACTATCGCGGGATCGCGGAGTTCATTGCGGGCACGGGATACGAAGGGGTACTCGCGCATGAGTTCTTGCCGAAGCGGGAGGGGATGAAGTCGTTACGGGAGGCAGTGGAGGTTTGTACGGTGTGA
- a CDS encoding M56 family metallopeptidase, translating into MTPSLIIGWMTQAIVVSTLLAAAALVLQRLAGRALPVRMIWGGALFASSLLVLVAPLRTMPRATPETRTLAAVGTPTPRASASNGIDARAVVAAMTRRVSQVVSAPVSWATTSIGGAVDRAPAAAQQAVTYAWPLSSALVLVAFGVSYRRHRAELQRATLHHIDGVVVSVTEALGPAVIGVRSPRIAVPAWLLARTPHEQRLVVAHEQSHIAAGDPALLLAACGAIALMPWNPVAWFALARLRLAIELDCDRRVLGTGASPRQYGQLLIELSSHIPQFMHGGIARSPLALTSPAFSYHASHLERRLITMTSRPSQFIRSRRLVSGLLATVALLAACESQLPTAAEMQNMDVKLVERRISQLTKLDTLSVVYVVDGKQVSRAEANALSAEKIATVNVRGGTAQEIRISTKGALPSAVVNGAPARVVEMAATPKKPFAGLLIVDGKTVESSVLNSLSPESIETVEVMKGEAAKSLYGDAGVNGVIKVTTKKK; encoded by the coding sequence ATGACGCCATCGCTGATCATCGGCTGGATGACGCAGGCGATTGTGGTCAGCACGCTCCTCGCCGCGGCGGCGCTGGTGTTGCAGCGGCTCGCCGGTCGCGCGTTGCCGGTGCGCATGATCTGGGGCGGCGCCTTGTTCGCCTCATCGTTGCTCGTGCTCGTGGCCCCGTTGCGAACGATGCCGCGCGCGACACCTGAGACGCGCACGCTCGCCGCCGTCGGAACGCCGACGCCCCGGGCCAGTGCGTCCAATGGCATTGATGCGCGCGCCGTCGTCGCCGCGATGACCCGTCGCGTCAGTCAGGTGGTTTCCGCTCCCGTGTCGTGGGCCACCACCAGCATCGGCGGCGCCGTCGATCGTGCACCCGCCGCCGCACAACAGGCCGTCACGTACGCGTGGCCGCTCTCTTCGGCGCTCGTGCTCGTCGCGTTCGGTGTGAGCTACCGTCGTCATCGTGCGGAACTGCAGCGCGCCACGTTGCACCACATCGACGGCGTGGTCGTGAGCGTGACTGAAGCGCTCGGTCCCGCCGTGATCGGTGTGCGGTCGCCTCGTATCGCGGTTCCCGCGTGGCTGCTCGCACGCACGCCACACGAGCAGCGGCTGGTGGTGGCGCATGAGCAGTCGCATATCGCCGCCGGTGATCCGGCGCTGCTGCTCGCGGCCTGCGGTGCCATCGCCCTCATGCCGTGGAATCCAGTCGCGTGGTTCGCCCTCGCCCGGCTTCGCCTCGCCATCGAACTCGATTGTGATCGTCGCGTACTCGGCACCGGCGCCTCACCGCGGCAGTACGGCCAGCTCCTGATCGAACTCTCTTCGCACATCCCACAGTTCATGCACGGCGGCATCGCCCGCTCCCCGCTGGCGCTCACCAGCCCCGCCTTTTCCTACCACGCATCACATCTCGAACGGAGACTGATCACCATGACCTCACGACCGTCGCAGTTCATTCGCTCCCGTCGCCTCGTCAGCGGCCTGCTCGCCACCGTCGCACTTCTTGCCGCCTGTGAATCACAGCTGCCCACAGCCGCCGAGATGCAAAACATGGACGTAAAGCTTGTTGAGCGCCGCATCTCGCAATTGACGAAGCTCGACACCTTGAGCGTGGTCTATGTCGTGGACGGCAAGCAGGTCAGCCGCGCCGAAGCCAATGCGCTTTCAGCCGAGAAGATCGCGACCGTGAACGTCCGCGGAGGCACGGCCCAAGAGATCCGCATCAGCACGAAGGGCGCGTTGCCGTCGGCCGTCGTCAACGGCGCACCGGCGAGGGTGGTTGAGATGGCGGCAACGCCCAAAAAGCCGTTCGCCGGTCTCCTCATCGTAGACGGCAAAACGGTGGAATCCTCGGTGCTCAATTCGCTGTCACCCGAATCGATCGAGACTGTCGAGGTCATGAAGGGCGAGGCCGCGAAGTCGCTCTATGGCGACGCCGGAGTCAATGGTGTCATCAAGGTGACGACCAAGAAGAAATAG
- a CDS encoding GMC family oxidoreductase has product MSEDLTMDAQPQRRVFDAIVVGSGISGGWAAKELTERGLATLVLEAGGPVDFGGKDFVEHIQPYAMKYRGWGDRTALEKEQPVQRQCYACDETGRKFFVNDHDNPYVAPDDAPFKWFRGRQVGGRSIMWGRQVYRWSDLDFEANAKDGHGTDWPIRYKDIAPWYSHVERFIGVTGAKEGLAHLPDGEFLPPMQMTVVEQVARERILKAFNGERVMTIGRAAILTQNHNGRAACHYCGPCERGCVTHSYFNSIGSTLPAAQKTGRLTLRPHSVVAEVLYDAKRGRARGVRVIDARTNQETVYEAKVVFLCASTIESVRLLLNSTSTRWPDGLANSSGTLGRYVMDHHYGSGAAGTMPGYLDKRTIGRRPNGIYVARFRNVNTKSADFLRGYGMQGGSSRSGWGRGSGMAGYGAAFKQSLIDDLGPWGINIGGWGETLPHADNRITLDGTTKDKWGIPAARIDVRWRENEIAMNKDVSASAVEILEAAGAINVRPNRTMHPPGHCIHEMGGARMSTTAKEGVLNGWNQAWDVPNLFITDGAAMSSSACQNPSITYMALTARAVAHAVGELKRRSL; this is encoded by the coding sequence ATGAGTGAAGACCTGACCATGGATGCCCAACCGCAGCGTCGCGTCTTCGACGCCATCGTGGTGGGCTCGGGGATCAGCGGCGGATGGGCGGCCAAAGAACTGACCGAACGCGGACTCGCCACCCTCGTGCTGGAAGCGGGCGGCCCGGTGGACTTCGGCGGCAAGGACTTCGTGGAGCATATCCAGCCGTATGCGATGAAGTATCGCGGATGGGGCGATCGCACGGCGCTGGAGAAGGAGCAGCCGGTGCAGCGGCAGTGCTACGCCTGCGACGAGACGGGCCGCAAGTTCTTCGTGAACGACCACGACAATCCGTACGTTGCGCCAGACGATGCGCCGTTCAAGTGGTTCCGCGGACGTCAGGTGGGTGGTCGTTCGATCATGTGGGGCCGTCAGGTGTATCGCTGGAGTGACCTCGACTTCGAGGCGAATGCAAAGGACGGACACGGTACCGACTGGCCCATTCGCTACAAGGACATCGCGCCCTGGTACTCGCACGTAGAGCGCTTCATTGGCGTGACGGGCGCCAAGGAAGGATTGGCCCATCTGCCCGACGGCGAGTTCCTGCCGCCGATGCAGATGACCGTCGTCGAACAGGTTGCGCGTGAACGCATTTTGAAAGCGTTCAACGGCGAGCGCGTCATGACCATCGGTCGCGCGGCGATTCTCACGCAGAATCACAACGGCCGCGCGGCGTGTCACTACTGCGGACCGTGCGAGCGCGGCTGCGTGACGCACTCGTACTTCAACAGCATCGGTAGCACGTTGCCCGCCGCCCAGAAGACGGGGCGTCTCACGCTGCGCCCGCACAGCGTCGTGGCCGAAGTCCTGTACGACGCCAAGCGTGGTCGCGCACGCGGCGTGCGCGTGATCGATGCGCGTACCAATCAGGAAACCGTGTACGAGGCGAAGGTGGTGTTCCTCTGTGCGTCCACCATCGAATCGGTGCGACTGTTGCTGAACTCCACCAGCACGCGCTGGCCTGATGGTCTGGCCAACTCCAGCGGCACGCTCGGACGCTACGTGATGGATCATCACTACGGCTCCGGCGCCGCGGGCACGATGCCCGGCTATCTCGACAAGCGCACGATCGGCCGTCGCCCGAACGGCATCTACGTCGCGCGCTTCCGCAACGTGAACACGAAGAGTGCGGACTTCCTGCGCGGCTACGGCATGCAGGGCGGCTCGAGTCGTTCCGGATGGGGACGCGGCAGCGGCATGGCCGGCTACGGCGCGGCGTTCAAGCAGTCGCTGATCGACGACCTCGGACCGTGGGGCATCAACATCGGCGGTTGGGGCGAAACCCTGCCGCACGCCGATAATCGCATCACGCTCGACGGGACCACGAAGGACAAGTGGGGCATTCCCGCCGCCCGCATCGACGTGCGCTGGCGCGAGAATGAGATCGCCATGAACAAGGACGTCTCGGCGAGCGCGGTCGAGATTCTCGAGGCCGCCGGCGCGATCAACGTGCGCCCGAATCGCACGATGCATCCACCCGGCCATTGCATTCATGAGATGGGCGGCGCGCGGATGTCCACGACCGCCAAGGAGGGCGTGCTGAATGGCTGGAATCAGGCGTGGGACGTGCCCAACCTCTTCATCACCGATGGCGCCGCGATGTCGAGCAGCGCCTGTCAGAATCCGTCGATCACGTACATGGCGCTCACGGCGCGCGCCGTCGCGCATGCCGTCGGTGAACTGAAGCGGAGAAGCCTGTAA
- a CDS encoding BlaI/MecI/CopY family transcriptional regulator: MTDVHFPPRELAVMSVLWRLGSATVADVRDAMEEDLAYTSVLSALQTLEDKGYVRHEPEGRAYRYFPAVAAERAGRSALTRIKDAIFQGSAERMFTQLVSDKQLGREELERMRALLDERLGDDA, translated from the coding sequence ATGACTGACGTCCATTTCCCCCCTCGCGAGCTTGCCGTCATGAGTGTCCTTTGGCGACTCGGCTCCGCGACCGTGGCTGATGTCCGCGACGCCATGGAGGAGGACCTCGCGTATACCTCCGTCCTCTCGGCCCTCCAGACTCTCGAGGACAAAGGCTACGTGCGCCACGAGCCCGAGGGGCGCGCCTACCGCTACTTCCCGGCGGTCGCCGCTGAACGGGCCGGTCGGAGTGCCCTGACCCGCATCAAGGACGCCATCTTCCAGGGGTCGGCCGAGCGCATGTTTACCCAGCTCGTGTCGGACAAGCAGCTCGGCCGCGAAGAGCTCGAGCGCATGCGGGCGCTGCTCGATGAGCGCCTCGGAGACGACGCATGA
- a CDS encoding four helix bundle protein, giving the protein MQDFRNLRVWHEAIAFAVAIDRAIAKAARGRANLKHQLQSSAESIHANIAEGSGQRTDPQFARYLSVALGSTTEATSHLMLAREIHVIASSTADELLAQTGRIRGMLINLIKRLDT; this is encoded by the coding sequence ATGCAAGACTTCAGAAACCTTCGAGTGTGGCACGAGGCAATCGCCTTCGCCGTCGCGATTGACCGCGCTATCGCCAAAGCGGCGAGAGGGCGCGCGAACCTTAAGCATCAACTCCAGTCGTCGGCGGAGTCGATCCATGCGAACATCGCCGAAGGGTCGGGGCAGAGAACCGATCCGCAGTTCGCGCGGTATCTCTCCGTTGCATTAGGCTCGACGACCGAAGCGACAAGTCATCTGATGCTCGCCCGCGAAATACACGTGATCGCGAGTAGCACGGCCGACGAGCTACTCGCGCAAACCGGACGCATCCGCGGCATGCTGATCAATCTCATCAAACGCTTGGACACCTGA